In Cherax quadricarinatus isolate ZL_2023a chromosome 38, ASM3850222v1, whole genome shotgun sequence, a single genomic region encodes these proteins:
- the Prp6 gene encoding pre-mRNA-processing factor 6 isoform X1 produces the protein MTAPPAALLNKNKKNFIGMPAPLGYVAGVGRGATGFTTRSDIGPARDANDVSDDRHAPPSKRKKKDDDDDEDLNDANYDEFNGYGGSLCSKDPYDKDDEEADAIYDEIDKRMDEKRREYREQRLKAELENYRQERPKIQQMFTDLKRELANVSEDEWSTIPEVGDARNRKQRNPRSERFTPLPDSVLSHNLGGENVTTIDPGSGLASMMPGTSTPGMLTPSGDLDLRKIGQARNTLMGMRLNQVSDAVGGQTVVDPKGYLTDLQSMIPQYGGDINDVKKARLLLKSVRETNPNHPPAWIASARLEEVTGKIQSARNLIMKGCEMCPKSEDVWLEAARLQPPDMARAVIAQAVQTLPHSPRIWIKAADLELELKAKKRVYRKALEQIPNSELLWKLAVELEEEEDAKILLSRAVECCPTSVDLWLALARLEVYENARKVLNKARENNPKDRQIWITAAKLEEANGNNTLVGKIIERAISTLQANMVDINRDFWIKDAMEAEHAGAVLTCQSIIKNIIGYGVEDEDRKHAWMEDADSCASQGAFECARAIYSHALSVYPKKKSVWLAAAHFERSHGTRESLETLLQQAVTHCPQEETLWLMGAKSKWLAGDVPAARSILALAFKANPNSEEIWLAAVKLESENNEYERARRLLSKARSQAATAKVMMKSAHLEWALGNLELAKTLLDEGIKEVGDFAKLWMMKGQILEQQGKKDVAWEVYRDAVKRCQSSIPLWRLLATLEEQQGKLVTARATLEKSRVRNPMNDELWLMAIRLELRAGQREVSRSLIARALQECPSSGILWAQAIFLEDPAQRKSRSVDALKRCQDDAHVVLAVAKMFWIEGKKNKAREWFNKTVKIDPDLGDAWAWYYKMELLFGSEEQQHEVRKRCMAADPRHGEHWCAVSKHIYNWRKKTPEILQLVADRLPIPVTSREVY, from the coding sequence tTCAATGGATATGGAGGATCTCTATGTAGCAAAGATCCTTATGACAAAGATGATGAAGAGGCAGATGCCATTTATGATGAAATCGACAAACGcatggatgagaagagaagagaatatcGTGAACAGCGCTTGAAAGCAGAACTTGAGAATTATCGTCAGGAGCGCCCAAAGATCCAACAGATGTTCACTGACCTTAAACGAGAATTAGCAAATGTATCGGAAGATGAGTGGAGCACAATTCCAGAAGTAGGTGATGCCAGGAACAGGAAGCAGCGTAATCCAAGATCCGAAAGATTTACACCCCTACCTGATAGCGTTCTTTCTCATAACCTAGGAGGGGAGAATGTAACTACAATTGATCCAGGCTCAGGACTTGCTTCTATGATGCCAGGGACTTCAACCCCTGGAATGCTTACCCCAAGTGGTGACCTTGATTTACGTAAAATTGGTCAAGCACGAAACACTTTAATGGGAATGAGATTGAACCAAGTGTCAGATGCTGTTGGTGGTCAAACAGTAGTGGATCCCAAGGGTTATCTGACTGACCTTCAAAGTATGATCCCACAATATGGAGGTGATATAAATGATGTAAAGAAGGCAAGATTGCTGCTGAAATCTGTTCGAGAAACAAATCCTAACCATCCACCTGCTTGGATTGCTTCAGCACGTCTTGAAGAGGTGACAGGCAAGATTCAATCTGCTCGTAATCTCATTATGAAAGGGTGCGAAATGTGTCCGAAATCAGAAGATGTATGGCTGGAAGCAGCTCGACTGCAACCTCCAGATATGGCTCGGGCTGTGATTGCTCAAGCTGTCCAGACATTACCACACTCACCCAGAATATGGATTAAAGCCGCTGATCTGGAATTAGAGTTAAAGGCAAAGAAAAGAGTTTATCGAAAGGCTCTGGAACAGATCCCAAATTCTGAGCTTTTGTGGAAATTGGCTGTGGaactggaagaggaggaggatgctaAGATTCTTTTAAGCAGAGCTGTTGAATGCTGCCCTACATCAGTAGATCTCTGGTTAGCTTTAGCCCGATTAGAAGTTTATGAAAATGCCAGGAAAGTCCTTAACAAAGCACGTGAAAATAACCCTAAAGATCGTCAAATTTGGATTACTGCAGCAAAGCTTGAGGAAGCAAATGGCAATAATACCTTAGTTGGCAAGATTATTGAGCGTGCTATCTCCACACTGCAAGCCAACATGGTTGATATTAATCGAGATTTTTGGATCAAGGATGCCATGGAAGCCGAGCATGCAGGGGCTGTCCTGACTTGCCAGTCAATCATCAAAAATATAATTGGTTATGGAGTTGAAGATGAAGATCGGAAGCACGCATGGATGGAAGATGCTGACAGCTGTGCTAGCCAGGGTGCCTTTGAGTGTGCCCGTGCCATATATAGCCATGCACTTTCTGTATACCCAAAGAAAAAATCTGTTTGGCTAGCTGCTGCTCACTTTGAGCGTAGCCATGGGACAAGGGAATCATTAGAAACACTACTGCAGCAGGCTGTAACACATTGTCCTCAAGAGGAAACACTCTGGCTTATGGGTGCTAAATCAAAATGGCTTGCTGGAGATGTTCCAGCAGCTCGGTCCATCCTTGCACTAGCATTCAAGGCTAATCCAAACTCTGAAGAAATTTGGTTGGCAGCTGTCAAACTGGAGTCTGAGAATAACGAATATGAACGTGCACGGCGTTTACTTTCGAAGGCTCGCTCACAGGCAGCCACTGCCAAGGTGATGATGAAGTCTGCTCATTTGGAATGGGCATTGGGTAATTTGGAATTAGCCAAAACATTGCTGGATGAAGGTATCAAAGAGGTAGGTGACTTTGCTAAATTATGGATGATGAAAGGTCAGATCTTAGAACAACAAGGTAAGAAAGATGTTGCATGGGAAGTTTATAGGGATGCTGTTAAACGATGCCAATCCTCAATTCCTCTCTGGAGGCTACTTGCAACTTTAGAGGAACAGCAAGGTAAATTAGTTACAGCAAGAGCCACGCTAGAGAAATCGAGAGTTCGTAATCCAATGAATGATGAGTTGTGGTTGATGGCAATTCGTCTAGAGCTTAGAGCTGGTCAGCGTGAGGTGAGTCGGTCATTAATAGCACGTGCGCTTCAAGAGTGTCCTTCATCTGGCATCCTGTGGGCCCAAGCTATATTCTTGGAGGACCCAGCACAGAGAAAGAGTCGCAGTGTAGATGCTTTGAAGCGTTGCCAGGATGATGCGCATGTTGTTCTAGCAGTTGCAAAAATGTTCTGGATAGAGGGTAAAAAGAACAAGGCCCGGGAATGGTTTAATAAAACAGTTAAAATTGATCCTGATCTGGGTGATGCTTGGGCATGGTATTACAAAATGGAACTATTATTTGGCTCAGAAGAGCAACAGCATGAAGTGAGGAAAAGGTGCATGGCAGCAGATCCACGCCATGGTGAGCATTGGTGCGCAGTTTCTAAACATATTTATAACTGGAGAAAAAAGACCCCAGAAATTCTTCAACTAGTAGCAGATAGACTTCCCATTCCTGTGACTAGCAGAGAAGTTTACTGA
- the Prp6 gene encoding pre-mRNA-processing factor 6 isoform X2 encodes MCKKKCPVFSGVQALNPGVATGFTTRSDIGPARDANDVSDDRHAPPSKRKKKDDDDDEDLNDANYDEFNGYGGSLCSKDPYDKDDEEADAIYDEIDKRMDEKRREYREQRLKAELENYRQERPKIQQMFTDLKRELANVSEDEWSTIPEVGDARNRKQRNPRSERFTPLPDSVLSHNLGGENVTTIDPGSGLASMMPGTSTPGMLTPSGDLDLRKIGQARNTLMGMRLNQVSDAVGGQTVVDPKGYLTDLQSMIPQYGGDINDVKKARLLLKSVRETNPNHPPAWIASARLEEVTGKIQSARNLIMKGCEMCPKSEDVWLEAARLQPPDMARAVIAQAVQTLPHSPRIWIKAADLELELKAKKRVYRKALEQIPNSELLWKLAVELEEEEDAKILLSRAVECCPTSVDLWLALARLEVYENARKVLNKARENNPKDRQIWITAAKLEEANGNNTLVGKIIERAISTLQANMVDINRDFWIKDAMEAEHAGAVLTCQSIIKNIIGYGVEDEDRKHAWMEDADSCASQGAFECARAIYSHALSVYPKKKSVWLAAAHFERSHGTRESLETLLQQAVTHCPQEETLWLMGAKSKWLAGDVPAARSILALAFKANPNSEEIWLAAVKLESENNEYERARRLLSKARSQAATAKVMMKSAHLEWALGNLELAKTLLDEGIKEVGDFAKLWMMKGQILEQQGKKDVAWEVYRDAVKRCQSSIPLWRLLATLEEQQGKLVTARATLEKSRVRNPMNDELWLMAIRLELRAGQREVSRSLIARALQECPSSGILWAQAIFLEDPAQRKSRSVDALKRCQDDAHVVLAVAKMFWIEGKKNKAREWFNKTVKIDPDLGDAWAWYYKMELLFGSEEQQHEVRKRCMAADPRHGEHWCAVSKHIYNWRKKTPEILQLVADRLPIPVTSREVY; translated from the coding sequence tTCAATGGATATGGAGGATCTCTATGTAGCAAAGATCCTTATGACAAAGATGATGAAGAGGCAGATGCCATTTATGATGAAATCGACAAACGcatggatgagaagagaagagaatatcGTGAACAGCGCTTGAAAGCAGAACTTGAGAATTATCGTCAGGAGCGCCCAAAGATCCAACAGATGTTCACTGACCTTAAACGAGAATTAGCAAATGTATCGGAAGATGAGTGGAGCACAATTCCAGAAGTAGGTGATGCCAGGAACAGGAAGCAGCGTAATCCAAGATCCGAAAGATTTACACCCCTACCTGATAGCGTTCTTTCTCATAACCTAGGAGGGGAGAATGTAACTACAATTGATCCAGGCTCAGGACTTGCTTCTATGATGCCAGGGACTTCAACCCCTGGAATGCTTACCCCAAGTGGTGACCTTGATTTACGTAAAATTGGTCAAGCACGAAACACTTTAATGGGAATGAGATTGAACCAAGTGTCAGATGCTGTTGGTGGTCAAACAGTAGTGGATCCCAAGGGTTATCTGACTGACCTTCAAAGTATGATCCCACAATATGGAGGTGATATAAATGATGTAAAGAAGGCAAGATTGCTGCTGAAATCTGTTCGAGAAACAAATCCTAACCATCCACCTGCTTGGATTGCTTCAGCACGTCTTGAAGAGGTGACAGGCAAGATTCAATCTGCTCGTAATCTCATTATGAAAGGGTGCGAAATGTGTCCGAAATCAGAAGATGTATGGCTGGAAGCAGCTCGACTGCAACCTCCAGATATGGCTCGGGCTGTGATTGCTCAAGCTGTCCAGACATTACCACACTCACCCAGAATATGGATTAAAGCCGCTGATCTGGAATTAGAGTTAAAGGCAAAGAAAAGAGTTTATCGAAAGGCTCTGGAACAGATCCCAAATTCTGAGCTTTTGTGGAAATTGGCTGTGGaactggaagaggaggaggatgctaAGATTCTTTTAAGCAGAGCTGTTGAATGCTGCCCTACATCAGTAGATCTCTGGTTAGCTTTAGCCCGATTAGAAGTTTATGAAAATGCCAGGAAAGTCCTTAACAAAGCACGTGAAAATAACCCTAAAGATCGTCAAATTTGGATTACTGCAGCAAAGCTTGAGGAAGCAAATGGCAATAATACCTTAGTTGGCAAGATTATTGAGCGTGCTATCTCCACACTGCAAGCCAACATGGTTGATATTAATCGAGATTTTTGGATCAAGGATGCCATGGAAGCCGAGCATGCAGGGGCTGTCCTGACTTGCCAGTCAATCATCAAAAATATAATTGGTTATGGAGTTGAAGATGAAGATCGGAAGCACGCATGGATGGAAGATGCTGACAGCTGTGCTAGCCAGGGTGCCTTTGAGTGTGCCCGTGCCATATATAGCCATGCACTTTCTGTATACCCAAAGAAAAAATCTGTTTGGCTAGCTGCTGCTCACTTTGAGCGTAGCCATGGGACAAGGGAATCATTAGAAACACTACTGCAGCAGGCTGTAACACATTGTCCTCAAGAGGAAACACTCTGGCTTATGGGTGCTAAATCAAAATGGCTTGCTGGAGATGTTCCAGCAGCTCGGTCCATCCTTGCACTAGCATTCAAGGCTAATCCAAACTCTGAAGAAATTTGGTTGGCAGCTGTCAAACTGGAGTCTGAGAATAACGAATATGAACGTGCACGGCGTTTACTTTCGAAGGCTCGCTCACAGGCAGCCACTGCCAAGGTGATGATGAAGTCTGCTCATTTGGAATGGGCATTGGGTAATTTGGAATTAGCCAAAACATTGCTGGATGAAGGTATCAAAGAGGTAGGTGACTTTGCTAAATTATGGATGATGAAAGGTCAGATCTTAGAACAACAAGGTAAGAAAGATGTTGCATGGGAAGTTTATAGGGATGCTGTTAAACGATGCCAATCCTCAATTCCTCTCTGGAGGCTACTTGCAACTTTAGAGGAACAGCAAGGTAAATTAGTTACAGCAAGAGCCACGCTAGAGAAATCGAGAGTTCGTAATCCAATGAATGATGAGTTGTGGTTGATGGCAATTCGTCTAGAGCTTAGAGCTGGTCAGCGTGAGGTGAGTCGGTCATTAATAGCACGTGCGCTTCAAGAGTGTCCTTCATCTGGCATCCTGTGGGCCCAAGCTATATTCTTGGAGGACCCAGCACAGAGAAAGAGTCGCAGTGTAGATGCTTTGAAGCGTTGCCAGGATGATGCGCATGTTGTTCTAGCAGTTGCAAAAATGTTCTGGATAGAGGGTAAAAAGAACAAGGCCCGGGAATGGTTTAATAAAACAGTTAAAATTGATCCTGATCTGGGTGATGCTTGGGCATGGTATTACAAAATGGAACTATTATTTGGCTCAGAAGAGCAACAGCATGAAGTGAGGAAAAGGTGCATGGCAGCAGATCCACGCCATGGTGAGCATTGGTGCGCAGTTTCTAAACATATTTATAACTGGAGAAAAAAGACCCCAGAAATTCTTCAACTAGTAGCAGATAGACTTCCCATTCCTGTGACTAGCAGAGAAGTTTACTGA
- the Prp6 gene encoding pre-mRNA-processing factor 6 isoform X3, producing the protein MDEKRREYREQRLKAELENYRQERPKIQQMFTDLKRELANVSEDEWSTIPEVGDARNRKQRNPRSERFTPLPDSVLSHNLGGENVTTIDPGSGLASMMPGTSTPGMLTPSGDLDLRKIGQARNTLMGMRLNQVSDAVGGQTVVDPKGYLTDLQSMIPQYGGDINDVKKARLLLKSVRETNPNHPPAWIASARLEEVTGKIQSARNLIMKGCEMCPKSEDVWLEAARLQPPDMARAVIAQAVQTLPHSPRIWIKAADLELELKAKKRVYRKALEQIPNSELLWKLAVELEEEEDAKILLSRAVECCPTSVDLWLALARLEVYENARKVLNKARENNPKDRQIWITAAKLEEANGNNTLVGKIIERAISTLQANMVDINRDFWIKDAMEAEHAGAVLTCQSIIKNIIGYGVEDEDRKHAWMEDADSCASQGAFECARAIYSHALSVYPKKKSVWLAAAHFERSHGTRESLETLLQQAVTHCPQEETLWLMGAKSKWLAGDVPAARSILALAFKANPNSEEIWLAAVKLESENNEYERARRLLSKARSQAATAKVMMKSAHLEWALGNLELAKTLLDEGIKEVGDFAKLWMMKGQILEQQGKKDVAWEVYRDAVKRCQSSIPLWRLLATLEEQQGKLVTARATLEKSRVRNPMNDELWLMAIRLELRAGQREVSRSLIARALQECPSSGILWAQAIFLEDPAQRKSRSVDALKRCQDDAHVVLAVAKMFWIEGKKNKAREWFNKTVKIDPDLGDAWAWYYKMELLFGSEEQQHEVRKRCMAADPRHGEHWCAVSKHIYNWRKKTPEILQLVADRLPIPVTSREVY; encoded by the coding sequence atggatgagaagagaagagaatatcGTGAACAGCGCTTGAAAGCAGAACTTGAGAATTATCGTCAGGAGCGCCCAAAGATCCAACAGATGTTCACTGACCTTAAACGAGAATTAGCAAATGTATCGGAAGATGAGTGGAGCACAATTCCAGAAGTAGGTGATGCCAGGAACAGGAAGCAGCGTAATCCAAGATCCGAAAGATTTACACCCCTACCTGATAGCGTTCTTTCTCATAACCTAGGAGGGGAGAATGTAACTACAATTGATCCAGGCTCAGGACTTGCTTCTATGATGCCAGGGACTTCAACCCCTGGAATGCTTACCCCAAGTGGTGACCTTGATTTACGTAAAATTGGTCAAGCACGAAACACTTTAATGGGAATGAGATTGAACCAAGTGTCAGATGCTGTTGGTGGTCAAACAGTAGTGGATCCCAAGGGTTATCTGACTGACCTTCAAAGTATGATCCCACAATATGGAGGTGATATAAATGATGTAAAGAAGGCAAGATTGCTGCTGAAATCTGTTCGAGAAACAAATCCTAACCATCCACCTGCTTGGATTGCTTCAGCACGTCTTGAAGAGGTGACAGGCAAGATTCAATCTGCTCGTAATCTCATTATGAAAGGGTGCGAAATGTGTCCGAAATCAGAAGATGTATGGCTGGAAGCAGCTCGACTGCAACCTCCAGATATGGCTCGGGCTGTGATTGCTCAAGCTGTCCAGACATTACCACACTCACCCAGAATATGGATTAAAGCCGCTGATCTGGAATTAGAGTTAAAGGCAAAGAAAAGAGTTTATCGAAAGGCTCTGGAACAGATCCCAAATTCTGAGCTTTTGTGGAAATTGGCTGTGGaactggaagaggaggaggatgctaAGATTCTTTTAAGCAGAGCTGTTGAATGCTGCCCTACATCAGTAGATCTCTGGTTAGCTTTAGCCCGATTAGAAGTTTATGAAAATGCCAGGAAAGTCCTTAACAAAGCACGTGAAAATAACCCTAAAGATCGTCAAATTTGGATTACTGCAGCAAAGCTTGAGGAAGCAAATGGCAATAATACCTTAGTTGGCAAGATTATTGAGCGTGCTATCTCCACACTGCAAGCCAACATGGTTGATATTAATCGAGATTTTTGGATCAAGGATGCCATGGAAGCCGAGCATGCAGGGGCTGTCCTGACTTGCCAGTCAATCATCAAAAATATAATTGGTTATGGAGTTGAAGATGAAGATCGGAAGCACGCATGGATGGAAGATGCTGACAGCTGTGCTAGCCAGGGTGCCTTTGAGTGTGCCCGTGCCATATATAGCCATGCACTTTCTGTATACCCAAAGAAAAAATCTGTTTGGCTAGCTGCTGCTCACTTTGAGCGTAGCCATGGGACAAGGGAATCATTAGAAACACTACTGCAGCAGGCTGTAACACATTGTCCTCAAGAGGAAACACTCTGGCTTATGGGTGCTAAATCAAAATGGCTTGCTGGAGATGTTCCAGCAGCTCGGTCCATCCTTGCACTAGCATTCAAGGCTAATCCAAACTCTGAAGAAATTTGGTTGGCAGCTGTCAAACTGGAGTCTGAGAATAACGAATATGAACGTGCACGGCGTTTACTTTCGAAGGCTCGCTCACAGGCAGCCACTGCCAAGGTGATGATGAAGTCTGCTCATTTGGAATGGGCATTGGGTAATTTGGAATTAGCCAAAACATTGCTGGATGAAGGTATCAAAGAGGTAGGTGACTTTGCTAAATTATGGATGATGAAAGGTCAGATCTTAGAACAACAAGGTAAGAAAGATGTTGCATGGGAAGTTTATAGGGATGCTGTTAAACGATGCCAATCCTCAATTCCTCTCTGGAGGCTACTTGCAACTTTAGAGGAACAGCAAGGTAAATTAGTTACAGCAAGAGCCACGCTAGAGAAATCGAGAGTTCGTAATCCAATGAATGATGAGTTGTGGTTGATGGCAATTCGTCTAGAGCTTAGAGCTGGTCAGCGTGAGGTGAGTCGGTCATTAATAGCACGTGCGCTTCAAGAGTGTCCTTCATCTGGCATCCTGTGGGCCCAAGCTATATTCTTGGAGGACCCAGCACAGAGAAAGAGTCGCAGTGTAGATGCTTTGAAGCGTTGCCAGGATGATGCGCATGTTGTTCTAGCAGTTGCAAAAATGTTCTGGATAGAGGGTAAAAAGAACAAGGCCCGGGAATGGTTTAATAAAACAGTTAAAATTGATCCTGATCTGGGTGATGCTTGGGCATGGTATTACAAAATGGAACTATTATTTGGCTCAGAAGAGCAACAGCATGAAGTGAGGAAAAGGTGCATGGCAGCAGATCCACGCCATGGTGAGCATTGGTGCGCAGTTTCTAAACATATTTATAACTGGAGAAAAAAGACCCCAGAAATTCTTCAACTAGTAGCAGATAGACTTCCCATTCCTGTGACTAGCAGAGAAGTTTACTGA